A window of Quercus robur chromosome 12, dhQueRobu3.1, whole genome shotgun sequence genomic DNA:
CTCTCACACCGAGAACTTCATGTAAGTGGAAGAATGACATCTAGATTATTCTTCATTAACCATGTGCTGGGATAGAAGGAATTAGATGATCCAAGGTAATTATTCCAAACCATGATCCTTGAGCAGTCCTGCAGTAAGGCTTCCATCTGGCTTTCATCTTCCACAAGCTGTTCAATAAATGTGCTCACCTACATATGCAAATCAATTAGGTTAGCAAATGAAGCCAAGACTGTTCTAGCTTTCTGATAAAGGCATCTCAGGATATTATGGTGGCTAAAGTGTGAATTTCTCTCCAATAAAAAGGGATTAAACATCCAAGGGTGCACTTTTAAGTAAATTCATCTCTATGATTGCCTTTGTGGACGGCAAAGCTTAGATTCATTCCATTAGGAATAAGAGGACACACCAATCATGTTAGGAAGACCAGTCACATTTCCAAAAATACAAgttcttttgaaaaatgaaaaaatgatcaTTTTGGCTGCTTCACATAAACAGCAGCAATGGCAAATCATATTGCAACATGAAGTATTATTGTGAACTACAGGATAATCAAAGAAGAAGCAAGACAGACTAACTTGGAAGTCATTGTTGACTGTGTCAAGTTGCCTAATAGGTTCAAGAGTGGGTCGGTGCCACCTCTTTGGATCCCATAGTATAGTGCTATTGAAAGCAAACCCAGACATTTCAGCATGGAATCTCTGGAATCTCCCATTTGATCCATTTATGTGCCATCCAGTTACTTGAGATCCATTACAGATGGGCCCCTCCAACATATTTTTGCTTCCATTCCCTGCTAGTTTGGCCACCATCCATGTTCCAAATCGCCTGCAGATTAAAATAGAAATTCATGGGTTGTCACAACAAAATGCACAAAGGTATATATACTTGTAATAAGCACATTTGTGAAAGAATAGAAAGAGGTCTATTTTATAATTGCAATAAAACCTCAACGATGATCTGGGATGATTCAAACAGACAAAATGTCTCACTAGTTTACATTTACAGCAGCACATACAACcttatatatataccaaaaggTATTGGAATGGTTACCAAAATACCTACTTAGCAAACTTCGAAAGGCAAGCACAAGCATCCAGTtactttcaaaaaattacaCGTCTTGCACGATAACCGTAAATCATGGAAGGAATAAACTCCAACTAATGTTTGTGGTTAAAGGGGACACTATGCCTACGTTCTAGGTAGATATTATGCTTTGATATAAGTTAATTACAGTTTTAAAAAGCTAGAAACCacattttagaaactttttgcTAAAGACAGGCATATAGCACATTGGGAAAGAGACAACCAACGATGAGTAGTCCTAGAAAATGTAGCAAATTATAACCATTTCAAGTGTTCTTCCCCACAAGAACTTCCTATATGATCGCACTTAaatctaacctttttttttcctctttctggGTAGCTCATAATTCAGAGGACAAAGCTACATTtgcataaaaaaacaaagaagtaaGAAATAACATACCTGATCTGCCTCATTTCCTCAAAAAGTTCAGCCAAGTAAAAATTAGCATCATCAGCAAAGTAAACAATTCCATCAAGACGGTGAGTTTCTATGTGTGACAGTGCCACATTTCTTTGATGAATGTATTTATCTTTTATGTCAGACAGATTTTTATTGCAAACAAGATGCCTGTACACAACCCCAGTTCTCCTCAAGATATCAGCCGTTTCTGCAGATTGGGAGGTCATCTCCACTACAATCCATAACAGAGGAGGTGGGACAAGCTTCAATGTATGAGCTAAACGTATCAGATAATAGGCTTGAAATGGCCGAGCATATGTTGGTGTCACTATTATCAAAAGCTTCCGGGAcaccaaatttgaattttcgTTGAGTAGTTGGCTATCAAATTTATCACCGTGTATCTCCTCCGTCAGTTTCACTTCCTTCACTTCTGACTCTAACGTGGCATTATGCTTTATGTCCCCACTGTCTAATGGCGTCAAAGTTCTGGTCACATTGTCATAAGACTGAAAATTCCCAACAGTAGATGTTACCTCAAATGAGAAAGCTTGATGCTTTGACATGAGATTCGTGGATAAATTCATTGAGGTAAAAGGGGTAAGTCCAATGAAAACCCCGACCATGAAACTAatcaaaaaatggaaaagagacCTCCTGCAAAATTGCACCTTTGGTTTTGACCTCTCAAGAGGCCTTGAAGATCGTGGCGTAAGTACACTAAGAACAAAACCTTGAGAGTACAATGAACCCAACAACGAAGATAACAATCCACCAGATGGTTGATAGGGCTGAGGAGATGATGAGGACTTGGACAAGGGAGAAGCAACTGAACACACTTCTCCATTACGTATAGTTCCAGGTCGAGGCACAGGAGACAATGCTCTTCTAATAGAAGCCATCAAGAGGAATCAAAATCAATCTCAATAACTTCAGACTAGTAGCTCTTAAAAGAGCTATCCAAAGTCACAATAACCGCCCACTAAACATGATAAGCATACAAAAGTCAAGCCTCATTTTAACAGTTTGCTAGCTATGGATGTCACAATTCATCTTTAAATCCGTTGAACAAATTGAGATTGAGCCAGCTCAGTTTTAAGAGTACAATACTGAGATCCAGCTTCATTCAGCAAGCATTTCATAGGAGACCAAAGTCCATTTAAACCTGCCAATTATCACAAGTGAGTGATATCCAAATTACTATTGAAACATCAATAGCGAGTCCAGATAACATATCACACAAAATTTCAACCCATTCCCCACTTCACAGAGACATCCTTAATTAAGCAGATAAACACCAAAAACAGTTCAAAATGCAAACTCATGTCCCAATCTTACCAATGTCCTAAGAATATATGAAGTCCAAATTAAGTTCTTGATCTACTATGAACTTCCCAAATAAAATACATACAGAAAAATCAAACCAGAAAATAACCAAGATTTCAGCTTTAGACTTGAAACAGTGAGATTTCAGACAGAAATGCAATAAAATACATACTGAAACGAAAAGGGTAGCCATGTTACCTTTCAGTGACAAATGGGTCTTCGATCTTTCTGACCAAATGATaccggagagagagaaaaccagCAGTCTCCGCCTTGTACTACTCACGCTCTTGACTCTAAAGAGAAACTTTTTTATGCTTCTTGGTCAAACAGAGAGCGTGCTGAGACTAGAAAGTGATTTGGAATCTGTATTAACAGTTTAAGAGTAATTAGTGTCTTTGAGAGTTGAGACTAAAAAAGAAAGTGATGCTTTCCTTTAGAGTTCAGTTAGAcaactctcttctctctcccaaATATAAAGATTCCGacacaagaaaatattttcattgcaTTGTGTGATCCATACGTGAtgcattttatgtaattggatCGAAAAATTGTACAACTCATACATGGCCCGCATTCAAACCTGATGTTTTTCaataatattagtttttttatgttgttttatcTTTCATTACCAACAGTAAGAATGACAATGTTAATATTCTTCtaatgttaatattttttatcgGTATCATATCATTTGaaaactatttatttgtttatttataaaaaaaataaagttatttatccatgttataaataataactcatatatatatatatatatatataataatatgtgAAGTTGAGaggaattcaaattagaattccaaattatagtttttttttttttaagagaatttcaacttatagcaTTCGCTattgataataactctttattatcagatcaagacactGATCAGTTTTTGGCGTAAGCGGGAATTGAacttcagatctcttatacaaccattagagattttaccagttgagttaactaaaacctatattccaaattagagtttcaattttgccCCATatgttctaaattatttatttttaaagatttttatttcttaatcttagaatcaaatgtgggatcaCATAAATATTTATCCAAGTGAGTTGttaagtacaaaaactaaagaatttagaataaataaaccgtaaaaaaaaaaaaaaaaagtgcttcacaatatttttttttttaaattgaaaatttacattttatacctaataatattcttataaatttttttaaagagttaacaaaatatataaatgactatcaatagtatttaaattaaattatacatTTCATTGTATATCTTTAATTGTATTCATACATACGCATAAAATTACAAGCTAGTAGTATTGACATGAGAGGACATGCacaagttattattattgttattatttttttagaatcaaggcatgcataaaacaatttgactaaatcaaagtctcaaaaaaaaaaggcatgcaTAAAACAATTTGACTAAATCAAAGCATATAATCTATCGCTAACACAATTTAGTACCAATCACAAGTAGACACATTAATTAGATGTAGAATTGAGTATGCCCTTAGACTTATTGTTGACGACAATAAGCTTCCCTTTAATAACTTTCCACATAGTCATGTTATGCCATAGAGATATAGATTCATCTTTCTATGGTAATATGGCAAGAGAATATTTGGAAAGTTATTTAATAGGCAATAAATGATTGGTTACTTTTTTAGCCTTCTCCTAACATAGTTTTGTTTAGCAttatacttttttatatttattatcacATCAAATGTGTCTACAAATTTAGTCTTACCATGGTCCATAATAACAAGACAAGGGTAGGAAAAAgagaattaaaattatttttttaagcccttttgtagttgtatcctgattatgtaatgtattataaaccaagtttaaaacactaatattactattttcgtgcGTGtcttaataagtattactgtttaaaaaaaaaaattgtaattgtgAATTTATATTGTAAGATTTGTGTCTTTTTAAATcctctaaaacttttttttttgtttgtgggaaCTCTAAAACTAAAGTGAATTCAAATACTGAAAATAAAGTACTTCGAGCCTCTTTGGTAGAAgtatttaaaaacattttctgaatttaaaaacaaaaaatggtgGATCCCACACCATGAGCACAATATGCACCAATAAATTAGTCTTACTATTAGGCACTATTTTGATAGCAATAAAACTATGAACGCtacataaatttataataatttcataacaTTTCCAAATTAGCTTATCATCTCACACATAGACCTATTACAATTTGtactttaaatttttagtttttccatgatatatttttgtttgaacaTCTCATCAGCAAACATTAATATGATACCTTAAAACTGATAGAGATGTTCAAGTTGAGAGATTCATAGAAGTGGCTAGTATAGTtgtactaaaaagaaaaacctgcAATTAGAAGTCTTAAAATGGCTAACTTTTAAAT
This region includes:
- the LOC126709192 gene encoding probable beta-1,4-xylosyltransferase IRX9H codes for the protein MASIRRALSPVPRPGTIRNGEVCSVASPLSKSSSSPQPYQPSGGLLSSLLGSLYSQGFVLSVLTPRSSRPLERSKPKVQFCRRSLFHFLISFMVGVFIGLTPFTSMNLSTNLMSKHQAFSFEVTSTVGNFQSYDNVTRTLTPLDSGDIKHNATLESEVKEVKLTEEIHGDKFDSQLLNENSNLVSRKLLIIVTPTYARPFQAYYLIRLAHTLKLVPPPLLWIVVEMTSQSAETADILRRTGVVYRHLVCNKNLSDIKDKYIHQRNVALSHIETHRLDGIVYFADDANFYLAELFEEMRQIRRFGTWMVAKLAGNGSKNMLEGPICNGSQVTGWHINGSNGRFQRFHAEMSGFAFNSTILWDPKRWHRPTLEPIRQLDTVNNDFQVSTFIEQLVEDESQMEALLQDCSRIMVWNNYLGSSNSFYPSTWLMKNNLDVILPLT